A genomic window from Caldicellulosiruptor kronotskyensis 2002 includes:
- a CDS encoding alpha-ketoacid dehydrogenase subunit alpha/beta: MPKSQFIDPNEVRKSGWIKFFDIPVNQYNKTLEEERQNFSDDQLIRIYRDMFIIREFETMLSLIKTTGEYNGIKYDYPGPAHLSIGQEAAAVGQAFVLDKDDFIFGSHRSHGEVIAKGLSTIEKLSDNELLKIMESYFDGSILRVVEENLKNISSIKELAVNFFLYGTLAEIFGRETGFQKGLGGSMHVFFPPFGIYPNNAIVGGSADIAVGAALFKKINKKNGIVVVNIGDGSMACGPVWEAMCLASMDQYKKLWDDEYRGGLPIIFNFMDNQYAMGGQTRGETMGYDMLARVGAGVNPEQMHAERVDGYNPLAVIDAMRRKKYLLEQKQGPVLLDIVTYRLTGHSPSDSSSYRTKEEVEAWAAQDPIVTYKDELIKAGVVTEEKIEEIQSYVKELITKICALAVDENVSPRINLVKDSDGIARYMFSNQKIEKMEDRTPEVLIPKEENPRLKQIKNKIRVGIVDGKPVPKAKVFNLRDAIFEALLDKFYTDPTLISYGEDLRDWGGAFAVYRGLTESLPYHRLFNTCISEGAIVGSAVGYGMCGGRVVVEIMYCDFIGRAGDEIFNQLAKWQAMSAGTLKMPVVVRVSVGSKYGAQHSQDWSSIVSHIPGLKVVFPATPYDAKGLMNSALSSTDPVIFFESQRLYDIGELFHKEGVPEGYYEIPIGEPDIKKEGKDITILTVGATLYRALDAAKILEEKYGVSAEIIDARTLVPFNYEKVIESVKKTGKIVLASDACARGSILKDMAATIADLAFDYLDAPPVVVGSKNWIVPAYEFENYFFPQADWIIDAIHERIMPLKGHVPKNNFTTNEILRTNRLGI; this comes from the coding sequence ATGCCAAAGTCACAGTTTATTGACCCGAACGAGGTAAGAAAAAGTGGCTGGATAAAATTTTTTGATATTCCTGTAAATCAGTATAACAAAACCTTAGAAGAGGAGAGACAGAACTTTTCGGATGACCAGCTGATTAGAATTTACAGAGATATGTTTATAATCCGTGAATTTGAAACAATGCTCTCTTTAATAAAAACAACTGGGGAGTACAATGGAATAAAGTATGATTATCCAGGACCGGCACACCTGTCGATTGGTCAGGAAGCAGCAGCGGTGGGTCAGGCTTTTGTGCTTGATAAAGATGACTTTATATTTGGTTCACATAGAAGTCATGGAGAGGTTATTGCTAAGGGCCTTTCAACAATTGAAAAGCTCAGTGACAATGAGCTTTTAAAAATTATGGAAAGCTATTTTGATGGATCAATACTTAGAGTTGTGGAAGAAAACTTAAAAAATATCTCAAGTATTAAAGAACTTGCAGTCAACTTTTTCTTGTATGGCACTCTTGCCGAGATATTTGGAAGAGAAACAGGTTTCCAAAAAGGTCTTGGCGGATCCATGCATGTGTTCTTCCCACCATTTGGAATTTACCCAAACAATGCAATTGTTGGCGGGTCTGCTGATATTGCAGTAGGAGCAGCTTTATTTAAGAAAATCAATAAGAAAAATGGCATTGTTGTTGTCAATATTGGCGATGGTTCGATGGCGTGTGGACCTGTATGGGAGGCTATGTGCCTTGCTTCAATGGACCAATACAAAAAATTGTGGGATGATGAATACAGAGGAGGGCTTCCAATAATCTTCAATTTTATGGACAACCAATATGCTATGGGTGGGCAGACACGTGGCGAGACAATGGGATATGACATGCTTGCAAGAGTGGGAGCAGGCGTTAACCCTGAACAGATGCATGCCGAGCGTGTTGATGGCTACAATCCACTGGCTGTAATTGATGCAATGAGGAGAAAGAAATACCTTCTTGAACAAAAACAGGGTCCGGTTCTTTTGGATATTGTCACATACAGGCTCACAGGCCACTCTCCATCTGACTCATCTTCCTACAGGACAAAAGAGGAGGTTGAGGCATGGGCAGCTCAAGACCCAATAGTAACTTATAAGGATGAGCTAATCAAAGCAGGTGTTGTGACAGAAGAAAAGATAGAGGAGATTCAAAGCTATGTGAAAGAGCTTATAACAAAGATATGCGCTCTTGCTGTTGATGAAAATGTTTCGCCAAGAATAAATCTTGTGAAAGACTCTGATGGTATAGCAAGATATATGTTCTCAAACCAGAAGATTGAGAAGATGGAAGACAGAACTCCTGAAGTTTTGATTCCAAAAGAAGAAAATCCGCGCTTAAAACAGATAAAGAACAAAATAAGAGTAGGAATTGTTGATGGGAAACCTGTTCCAAAGGCAAAGGTGTTCAATCTCAGAGACGCAATATTTGAAGCGTTACTTGACAAGTTCTACACAGATCCAACACTTATCTCATACGGGGAAGACTTGCGCGACTGGGGCGGAGCTTTTGCGGTCTACAGAGGACTTACAGAGTCTTTGCCATATCACAGACTATTTAACACCTGTATCTCAGAAGGTGCAATAGTTGGGTCTGCAGTGGGATATGGGATGTGTGGTGGCAGGGTTGTTGTAGAGATAATGTACTGCGATTTTATCGGAAGAGCAGGGGATGAGATATTTAACCAGCTTGCAAAATGGCAAGCAATGAGCGCAGGAACGTTGAAAATGCCTGTTGTTGTGAGGGTTTCTGTTGGTTCAAAATATGGTGCACAACACTCACAGGACTGGTCTTCTATTGTTTCTCACATTCCTGGACTTAAAGTTGTATTCCCAGCAACACCTTATGATGCAAAAGGTCTTATGAACAGCGCACTGTCTTCCACAGACCCAGTGATATTTTTTGAAAGCCAAAGACTGTATGATATTGGAGAACTTTTCCACAAAGAAGGTGTCCCGGAAGGGTATTATGAGATTCCAATCGGCGAACCTGATATCAAAAAAGAAGGTAAGGACATTACAATCCTGACAGTTGGAGCAACGCTGTACAGAGCACTTGATGCAGCCAAGATCTTAGAAGAAAAGTATGGAGTGAGTGCTGAAATCATCGATGCAAGAACGCTCGTACCTTTTAACTATGAGAAGGTGATTGAATCTGTCAAAAAAACAGGAAAAATTGTGCTTGCATCTGACGCATGTGCAAGGGGCTCAATTTTGAAAGACATGGCAGCAACAATCGCCGACCTCGCATTTGACTATCTGGACGCACCACCTGTTGTAGTTGGTTCTAAAAATTGGATTGTCCCAGCATACGAATTTGAAAACTATTTCTTCCCGCAAGCTGACTGGATTATTGATGCAATCCATGAAAGGATTATGCCACTTAAAGGTCATGTGCCAAAGAACAACTTCACTACAAATGAGATTTTAAGGACAAATAGACTTGGTATATAA
- the lipB gene encoding lipoyl(octanoyl) transferase LipB — protein MCINVCYLEKVDYQEALFIQEIIWSLRVEKKIGDTLLLLEHPPVITIGRRGSKKNILVSEEFLEKMGVKVFEVSRGGDVTYHGPGQLVGYPIFDLALTDRDIKKFVYLLEKVFIRLLKDQYAVEARRDEDKYTGVWVGNDKIVAIGIAVKKWVTMHGFAFNVNTNLEHFSWIVPCGLKDRGVTSLERLIGSTIRFEDVVDKVQTYFGEVFGRSLNIFNKEELFNLLKIQTQEGMER, from the coding sequence ATGTGTATAAATGTCTGTTATTTAGAAAAGGTAGACTATCAGGAAGCTCTTTTTATTCAAGAGATTATTTGGTCTTTAAGGGTTGAAAAGAAGATTGGTGACACACTGCTGCTGCTTGAACATCCACCTGTTATCACAATAGGAAGACGTGGCAGCAAGAAAAACATACTTGTGTCAGAGGAATTTTTAGAGAAAATGGGTGTCAAGGTGTTTGAGGTAAGCCGTGGTGGGGATGTGACATACCACGGTCCTGGTCAGCTTGTTGGGTATCCAATTTTTGATTTGGCTTTGACAGATAGAGACATAAAAAAGTTTGTGTATCTTTTAGAAAAGGTTTTTATAAGGCTTTTAAAAGACCAATATGCAGTTGAAGCGCGCAGGGATGAAGATAAATACACGGGTGTTTGGGTTGGCAATGACAAGATAGTTGCCATAGGTATAGCAGTTAAAAAGTGGGTAACCATGCACGGGTTTGCTTTCAATGTAAATACAAATCTTGAACACTTTTCATGGATTGTCCCGTGCGGACTGAAGGATAGAGGTGTTACATCCTTAGAAAGACTGATTGGAAGCACAATTCGGTTTGAAGATGTGGTTGATAAGGTTCAAACTTATTTTGGAGAGGTTTTCGGCAGGAGTTTGAATATCTTTAACAAAGAAGAGCTTTTCAATTTGCTAAAAATTCAAACACAAGAAGGTATGGAAAGATGA
- a CDS encoding L-rhamnose isomerase: MSSSYEKILADYERAKEVYKEYGVETDEVLEKMKRISISLHCWQGDDVTGFEEATKGMGGGGILATGNYFGRARNGDELRSDLEFAMSLIPGKHKVNLHAIYAETNGKKVDRDELSIDHFEKWLKWAKEKDIGLDFNPTFFAHPKAQSGYTLSSTDRDIRNFWIKHGIKSREIASQIGKELKKTCINNIWIPDGSKDFTAKRYEYRKILKESLDEIFAASVDKTYLVDSVESKLFGIGSEAFVAGSHEFYMGYVFTSKHDIAICFDLGHFHPTESVADKISSILAFSKKVLLHLSRGMRWDSDHVVVLNDEVVSVSQEVKRADAFDRVFFALDFFDASINRITAWVTGARSALKSILYALLEPTHLLNEAENEGDFGKRLALLEEFKTLPFGAVWNKFCYESDVPVGSSWLDKVKEYEDKVLKNRI, from the coding sequence ATGAGCTCAAGTTATGAAAAGATTCTTGCCGATTACGAAAGGGCAAAAGAGGTTTACAAAGAATATGGTGTTGAGACAGATGAAGTCTTAGAAAAGATGAAGAGAATTAGTATTTCACTTCACTGCTGGCAGGGCGATGATGTGACAGGGTTTGAAGAAGCGACAAAAGGGATGGGCGGTGGCGGAATTTTAGCAACAGGAAACTATTTTGGCAGGGCGAGAAACGGCGATGAACTCAGGTCTGATTTAGAGTTTGCTATGAGTCTTATCCCTGGCAAGCACAAGGTAAATCTTCACGCTATATATGCTGAGACAAATGGGAAAAAGGTTGACAGGGATGAGCTTTCAATTGACCACTTTGAAAAGTGGCTTAAGTGGGCAAAAGAAAAGGATATAGGGCTTGATTTTAATCCCACATTTTTTGCTCATCCAAAGGCACAGTCAGGATATACTCTCTCAAGTACAGATAGAGATATTAGAAATTTCTGGATAAAGCATGGAATAAAATCAAGAGAAATTGCATCCCAAATAGGGAAAGAACTAAAAAAGACTTGTATAAACAACATTTGGATTCCTGATGGGTCGAAAGACTTTACAGCAAAGAGGTATGAGTACAGGAAGATTTTGAAAGAGTCTTTAGATGAGATATTTGCTGCGTCGGTTGACAAAACATACCTTGTTGATTCTGTTGAGAGTAAGCTTTTCGGAATTGGGTCTGAGGCGTTTGTTGCTGGGTCTCATGAGTTTTACATGGGCTATGTTTTTACAAGCAAGCATGATATAGCAATTTGTTTTGACCTTGGACATTTCCATCCAACAGAAAGTGTGGCTGACAAGATTTCATCAATTTTAGCATTTTCAAAGAAGGTGCTTTTGCATTTGAGCCGCGGTATGAGATGGGACAGTGACCATGTTGTTGTGCTAAACGATGAAGTGGTGTCTGTTTCGCAGGAAGTAAAAAGAGCAGATGCTTTTGACAGGGTGTTTTTTGCATTGGACTTTTTTGATGCAAGCATAAACAGGATTACTGCTTGGGTGACAGGTGCAAGGTCTGCATTAAAATCAATTTTGTACGCTTTGCTTGAACCAACACATCTTTTAAATGAAGCTGAAAATGAAGGAGATTTTGGTAAACGGCTTGCGCTTTTAGAAGAGTTCAAAACTTTGCCATTTGGTGCTGTGTGGAACAAGTTCTGCTATGAAAGTGATGTTCCTGTTGGAAGTAGCTGGCTTGACAAGGTGAAGGAATATGAAGATAAGGTATTGAAAAACAGAATATAA
- the lipA gene encoding lipoyl synthase, with the protein MSYLKKPDWLKIRVKADQKIDDVIEILKMFSLHTVCEEAQCPNIYECFSKKTATFLIMGDVCTRNCTFCDVKKGKPVKLKSDEPKMVANAVSTLGLKYVVITSVTRDDLPDGGASHFAECIMSIKGKSPYTKIEVLIPDFKGSFESVLKVVEASPDVVAHNIETIERLYPSVRPLASYKRSIDVLRMIKEIDKNIFTKSGIMVGLGETKDEVKKALEDLRNVECDFVTIGQYLSPSKNHHPVVEFIHPDVFEEYKEFAILIGFKFVMSGPLVRSSYMAENAKDIIENIHKI; encoded by the coding sequence ATGAGCTATCTAAAAAAGCCTGATTGGCTAAAGATAAGAGTAAAGGCTGATCAAAAAATAGATGATGTAATAGAAATTTTAAAAATGTTTTCTCTTCACACAGTGTGTGAAGAAGCTCAGTGTCCAAACATTTATGAGTGTTTTTCAAAAAAAACTGCTACGTTTTTGATTATGGGAGATGTATGCACAAGAAACTGCACTTTTTGTGATGTCAAGAAAGGAAAACCTGTGAAGTTAAAAAGTGATGAGCCCAAGATGGTTGCAAATGCAGTAAGTACATTGGGACTAAAGTATGTTGTTATAACCTCTGTTACAAGGGATGATTTGCCAGATGGAGGGGCTTCTCATTTTGCAGAGTGCATAATGAGCATAAAAGGAAAAAGCCCATACACAAAGATTGAGGTTCTAATTCCTGACTTTAAAGGTAGTTTTGAATCAGTTTTAAAGGTTGTAGAAGCTTCACCTGATGTTGTTGCACACAACATAGAGACCATCGAGAGATTATATCCATCTGTAAGACCGTTGGCAAGTTATAAAAGGTCGATTGATGTCTTGAGGATGATAAAAGAGATTGATAAGAATATATTTACAAAATCGGGTATCATGGTTGGACTTGGTGAAACAAAAGATGAAGTTAAAAAGGCACTTGAAGACTTAAGAAATGTAGAATGTGATTTTGTAACAATAGGACAGTATCTATCTCCTTCCAAAAATCACCATCCTGTTGTTGAGTTTATTCATCCGGATGTCTTTGAAGAGTACAAAGAGTTTGCAATTTTAATTGGATTTAAGTTTGTTATGTCAGGTCCTCTTGTGAGAAGTTCATATATGGCAGAGAATGCAAAAGATATAATTGAAAATATTCACAAAATATAA
- a CDS encoding dihydrolipoamide acetyltransferase family protein, whose amino-acid sequence MATPVIMPKQGQTVESCIITKWHKKKGDKVEVGDLLFSYETDKASFDEEAKVSGVLLDIFFEEGEEVPVLTNVCVIGEPGEDVLKFNPKTFLEAQKDDISHLQTSEQDMPMETQAKIPGDYSPIEGKIKISPRAKNLAEKLNVDFRFAKPSGPDGRIIERDILKLFKSGPVFTAAAKQEAKEIEEANVLESTGIGGRVTTFDIERAKQESYVSKTSESSVQNVEYEDVPLSNIRKAIAKAMYVSLTTTAQLTLHTSFDASKVLEFRKKVKENKEKLGLEDITINDIILFAVSRVLPKHKSLNSHFLDDKMRYFKNVHLGFAVDTERGLMVPTIFNCNQKSLSQISKEAKELIGLCKKGTISPDLLKGATFTVTNLGSFGIESFTPVLNPPQTGILGVNTIVQRPKEEDGHIKFYPAMGLSLTFDHRALDGADAAKFLKDLKEFLENFDLLLAL is encoded by the coding sequence ATGGCAACACCTGTAATAATGCCCAAGCAAGGGCAGACTGTTGAAAGTTGTATAATTACAAAGTGGCACAAGAAAAAAGGTGATAAGGTTGAGGTTGGCGACCTTTTATTTTCTTATGAGACCGACAAGGCAAGCTTTGATGAGGAAGCAAAGGTAAGTGGTGTGCTTCTTGACATTTTTTTTGAAGAGGGTGAAGAGGTTCCTGTCTTGACAAATGTGTGTGTGATTGGTGAACCTGGTGAGGATGTACTTAAGTTCAATCCAAAGACCTTCTTGGAAGCTCAAAAAGATGACATCTCACATTTGCAGACATCTGAACAAGATATGCCGATGGAAACTCAAGCAAAAATTCCAGGTGACTATTCTCCAATTGAAGGGAAAATAAAAATTTCGCCTAGGGCAAAGAACTTAGCTGAAAAATTAAATGTTGATTTTAGGTTTGCAAAACCTTCAGGACCAGATGGAAGAATAATTGAAAGAGATATTTTAAAACTTTTTAAATCAGGTCCAGTGTTCACGGCTGCGGCAAAGCAGGAAGCAAAAGAAATTGAAGAGGCTAATGTTTTAGAATCAACTGGCATTGGTGGGAGAGTCACAACTTTTGACATTGAAAGGGCAAAGCAGGAAAGCTATGTCTCAAAAACTTCTGAGTCTTCTGTACAGAATGTAGAATATGAAGATGTGCCGCTATCTAACATCAGAAAGGCAATCGCAAAGGCTATGTATGTATCTCTTACCACAACAGCTCAGCTGACATTACATACATCATTTGATGCAAGTAAAGTCCTTGAGTTTAGAAAGAAAGTAAAAGAAAACAAAGAAAAACTGGGACTTGAGGATATAACAATAAACGATATAATCCTTTTTGCTGTCTCAAGGGTTTTACCAAAACACAAATCGCTCAATAGCCATTTTTTGGATGATAAAATGAGATATTTCAAAAATGTTCATCTTGGGTTTGCAGTTGATACAGAGCGTGGTCTTATGGTGCCAACAATATTCAATTGTAACCAAAAGAGTTTGAGTCAAATCTCGAAAGAAGCAAAGGAGCTAATTGGCCTTTGCAAAAAAGGAACAATCTCACCAGACCTTTTAAAAGGAGCAACATTCACTGTCACTAACTTAGGAAGCTTTGGCATAGAAAGTTTTACACCTGTCCTAAATCCTCCTCAGACAGGGATTTTAGGTGTAAATACAATTGTCCAAAGGCCTAAGGAAGAAGATGGACATATAAAATTCTATCCAGCGATGGGACTATCACTAACATTTGACCACAGGGCGTTAGATGGAGCCGATGCAGCAAAGTTTTTGAAGGATTTAAAGGAGTTTTTAGAAAACTTTGATTTGCTTTTGGCACTCTGA
- a CDS encoding zinc-binding dehydrogenase produces the protein MKTKAVRLYGKNDLRLEEFELPPIKEDEILAKVISDSLCMSSYKAAIQGSDHKRVPKDIDKNPVIIGHEFCGQIMEVGKKWQNKFKPGDKFTVQPALNLKDNPYAAPGYSFQYIGGDATYIIIPNEVMEQNCLLKYEGDAFFYGSLAEPMSCIIGAFHASYHTQPGKYIHKMGTLENGFMAILAGAGPMGLGAIDYAVHGPKPPKLLVVTDINQERLDRAASIYTQEDAKKHGVDLYYVNTANIDNVENYLISFTDGRGFDDVFVFAPVRELVELADKILARDGCINFFAGPSDPNFSALLNFYNVHYNSTHVVGTSGGNTDDMIEALDLMAKGIVNPAAMITHIGGLNCVAQTTLNLPKIPGGKKLIYTNIELDLVAIEDFKEKGKENPLFAELAKIVERNNGLWCKEAEDFLLENAKKI, from the coding sequence ATGAAGACAAAAGCTGTGAGATTATATGGCAAAAATGATTTGAGACTTGAAGAATTTGAACTTCCACCAATAAAAGAAGACGAAATCTTGGCAAAAGTAATTTCTGATAGTCTTTGTATGTCTTCTTACAAGGCAGCAATTCAAGGAAGTGACCACAAAAGAGTACCAAAAGACATAGATAAAAACCCTGTTATAATAGGTCATGAGTTTTGTGGGCAAATAATGGAAGTAGGTAAAAAGTGGCAGAATAAATTCAAGCCAGGTGACAAATTCACAGTTCAGCCTGCGCTGAACCTCAAAGACAATCCGTATGCAGCACCGGGATATTCGTTCCAGTACATTGGTGGTGATGCAACGTACATCATTATTCCAAATGAAGTAATGGAACAAAACTGTCTTTTAAAATATGAGGGTGATGCATTCTTTTACGGTTCACTGGCAGAGCCAATGTCGTGCATTATTGGTGCATTTCATGCAAGCTATCACACCCAGCCAGGCAAGTATATACATAAAATGGGTACATTAGAAAACGGTTTTATGGCAATCTTAGCAGGTGCTGGTCCAATGGGGCTTGGGGCTATTGACTATGCTGTGCACGGCCCTAAACCACCAAAACTGCTTGTTGTAACAGATATAAACCAGGAAAGGTTAGATAGAGCAGCCTCAATATATACTCAAGAGGATGCTAAAAAGCATGGTGTTGACCTTTATTATGTCAATACTGCCAATATAGACAATGTTGAGAATTATCTTATTTCATTTACTGATGGCAGAGGCTTTGACGATGTGTTTGTCTTTGCACCAGTCAGAGAACTTGTTGAACTTGCAGATAAAATTCTTGCAAGAGATGGGTGCATAAACTTTTTTGCAGGACCGAGCGATCCCAATTTTTCAGCACTTTTGAACTTTTACAATGTCCATTACAACTCAACACACGTTGTTGGAACAAGTGGTGGAAATACCGATGACATGATTGAAGCGCTTGATTTGATGGCAAAAGGTATCGTCAATCCTGCTGCAATGATTACTCATATTGGAGGACTTAATTGTGTAGCGCAAACAACTCTAAATCTTCCCAAAATCCCTGGCGGAAAAAAGCTTATATACACAAACATAGAGCTTGACCTTGTGGCAATAGAAGATTTCAAAGAAAAAGGTAAAGAAAATCCTCTTTTTGCAGAGCTTGCAAAGATTGTTGAAAGAAATAATGGTCTTTGGTGCAAAGAGGCAGAAGATTTTCTTTTAGAAAACGCAAAAAAGATATGA
- a CDS encoding DeoR/GlpR family DNA-binding transcription regulator, whose translation MNDFRKKKILDILEQKGEIQLQKLKEFFPDVSTMTLRRDLIALEKEGHLIRTHGGAISTKKLWQLTGQEDEYSKRAQENIEAKMKIANIAKGLVEKNRSIYFDAGSTIMCLAKILESDNYTIITSGLNIALELVKKKNIFVVMLGGIVNSNTLSVSGPNAIFSLDRMNIDIAFMSASGFCLEAGFSVSNAYEGDLKRRIIERSQKVVMLMDTSKVGKNMPFSYARLDEIDIWICERELPEDIEKAARECGVKILY comes from the coding sequence GTGAATGATTTTAGAAAGAAAAAAATCCTTGATATATTAGAACAAAAAGGGGAAATCCAGCTTCAAAAACTCAAAGAATTTTTTCCAGATGTATCTACCATGACGCTGCGACGTGATTTGATTGCGCTTGAAAAGGAAGGCCATCTCATTCGGACGCATGGTGGTGCTATCAGCACAAAGAAGCTGTGGCAGCTGACTGGCCAGGAAGACGAATATTCAAAGCGTGCTCAGGAAAATATTGAAGCAAAGATGAAGATTGCAAATATTGCAAAAGGACTTGTTGAAAAAAATAGGTCAATATATTTTGACGCAGGTTCCACCATCATGTGTCTTGCCAAAATCCTCGAGAGTGACAATTATACAATCATTACAAGCGGGCTTAACATTGCACTTGAGCTTGTTAAAAAGAAAAATATTTTTGTTGTGATGCTGGGAGGAATTGTCAATAGCAATACCTTATCAGTGTCTGGTCCAAATGCCATATTTTCTCTTGATAGAATGAACATTGACATTGCCTTTATGAGCGCATCAGGTTTTTGTCTTGAAGCAGGATTTAGTGTATCAAATGCATATGAAGGTGATCTCAAAAGAAGGATAATTGAACGGAGTCAGAAAGTAGTTATGCTTATGGACACTTCAAAAGTAGGCAAAAACATGCCGTTTTCGTATGCAAGGCTTGATGAGATTGACATTTGGATTTGCGAAAGAGAACTTCCTGAAGACATTGAAAAGGCTGCTCGAGAATGTGGTGTTAAGATTTTATATTGA
- the lpdA gene encoding dihydrolipoyl dehydrogenase, translating to MKYDLIIIGGGPAGYLAAERASKGGLKTLLIEERYLGGVCLNEGCIPTKTLLYSAKILEGAKHGFKYGVEVKNITLNHKKVLERKDKVIKTLVTGIKSKLRKSGAEILSGHGEILGRNSKGYIVAVGDKEFATDRLLIATGSSPFIPPIEGMKEGLQRGFVLTSREMLEIESVPASMVVIGGGIVGLEMASYFNSAGSKVTVIEMLDYIGGSMDREISNILLEAYKKKGIEFELSARVIKIDDRKVVYEKDGKIFEKEAEKVLLSVGRRPNITGFGLENIGVEVEKGCVKTDERMKTNVQEVYAAGDVNGKLMLAHTAYREAEIAVWNMLGRRVKVNYDSIPSVVYTNPEVAWVGESEESAKEKGLEYEVAKLPMLYSGRFVAENEEFDGLCKILIDRKKRTILGCHMIGNYSSEIIFGVGVMIEAQLRVEDIKDIVFPHPTVSEIIREVIFEL from the coding sequence ATGAAATACGACCTTATAATCATAGGTGGTGGTCCTGCAGGGTATCTGGCAGCAGAGAGAGCTTCAAAAGGAGGACTAAAAACGCTCCTGATAGAAGAAAGGTATTTGGGCGGTGTTTGCCTCAATGAAGGCTGTATTCCTACAAAAACTTTACTGTACAGTGCAAAGATTTTAGAAGGGGCAAAGCACGGTTTTAAATATGGTGTTGAAGTCAAAAATATTACGTTAAACCATAAAAAGGTACTTGAAAGAAAAGACAAAGTAATAAAAACTCTTGTGACAGGAATAAAAAGTAAGCTCAGAAAAAGCGGTGCTGAAATACTCAGCGGCCATGGAGAGATTTTGGGAAGAAATAGCAAAGGATATATTGTAGCAGTGGGCGATAAAGAATTTGCCACAGATAGGCTCTTGATTGCCACCGGTTCTTCGCCTTTCATTCCGCCAATTGAGGGTATGAAAGAGGGGCTTCAAAGAGGTTTTGTGCTAACCAGTCGAGAAATGCTTGAGATTGAAAGTGTGCCAGCATCGATGGTTGTGATTGGTGGGGGGATTGTTGGGCTTGAGATGGCATCATATTTCAATTCGGCAGGTTCAAAAGTGACTGTGATAGAAATGCTTGACTACATTGGTGGCAGCATGGACAGGGAAATTTCGAATATACTGCTTGAAGCATACAAGAAAAAGGGAATTGAGTTTGAACTTTCAGCAAGAGTTATTAAAATTGATGACCGAAAAGTGGTGTATGAAAAAGATGGAAAGATATTCGAAAAAGAGGCAGAGAAAGTTTTGCTGAGCGTCGGAAGAAGACCAAATATCACAGGGTTTGGACTTGAAAACATAGGAGTTGAGGTTGAAAAAGGGTGTGTAAAAACAGATGAGAGAATGAAGACAAATGTTCAAGAGGTGTATGCTGCGGGGGATGTAAATGGAAAGCTCATGCTTGCTCATACAGCCTACAGAGAAGCAGAGATTGCTGTATGGAATATGCTTGGAAGAAGAGTGAAGGTGAACTATGATTCTATTCCTTCTGTTGTATATACAAATCCGGAGGTTGCATGGGTGGGCGAGAGTGAAGAGTCGGCAAAAGAAAAAGGCTTAGAATATGAAGTTGCAAAGCTTCCCATGCTTTACAGTGGGAGGTTTGTTGCCGAAAATGAAGAATTTGACGGCCTTTGCAAGATATTGATTGATAGAAAGAAACGAACAATACTTGGCTGTCACATGATAGGAAACTACAGCTCAGAAATAATTTTCGGTGTTGGTGTGATGATTGAGGCACAACTGAGAGTTGAAGATATAAAAGATATTGTATTTCCACATCCGACGGTTAGTGAAATTATAAGAGAGGTTATATTTGAACTATAG